From the Anaerolineales bacterium genome, one window contains:
- a CDS encoding VOC family protein, whose translation MNNHTFKIHSDTQIAHVELQVRDLDNMLRFYGQLMGFQVVEQAHGRARLAAQPDSPALLTLVHNPQAELQPSSSFGVGLYHTAFRFAGRGPLATTLLRVVAAGWPLQGASDHQVSEAIYFADPEGNGIEIYRDRPRANWPRLQDSIQMGNLPLDLNKLLEEADREAAEAGAIDPGTDIGHIHLQVSDTGLAQSFYGDVLGLDVMMAMPSALFMAAGGYHHHLGANIWHSRGAPARQAGRTGLLSYAYRVPDAAGWQALQQQLTGSGRELLSIEREGAPGLSLPDQDGIQVELLGPKEPS comes from the coding sequence ATGAACAATCACACCTTCAAGATCCACTCCGATACCCAGATCGCCCATGTGGAATTGCAAGTGCGAGACCTGGACAATATGCTGCGCTTTTACGGCCAACTGATGGGTTTCCAGGTCGTGGAGCAGGCCCATGGCCGCGCCCGTCTGGCGGCCCAGCCCGACAGCCCCGCCCTGCTGACCCTGGTGCACAACCCACAGGCCGAGTTGCAGCCTTCTTCTTCGTTCGGCGTGGGCCTCTACCACACCGCCTTCCGCTTCGCAGGCCGCGGCCCACTGGCCACCACCCTGCTGCGCGTGGTGGCCGCGGGCTGGCCGCTCCAAGGCGCCTCAGACCACCAGGTCAGCGAAGCCATCTACTTCGCCGACCCGGAAGGCAACGGCATCGAGATCTACCGCGACCGGCCGCGCGCCAACTGGCCGCGCCTGCAGGACAGCATCCAAATGGGCAACCTGCCGCTCGACCTGAACAAACTGCTGGAGGAAGCCGACCGTGAAGCGGCCGAGGCGGGGGCGATTGACCCCGGCACAGACATTGGCCACATCCATTTGCAGGTCTCGGATACAGGTCTGGCACAAAGCTTCTATGGCGACGTGCTTGGCTTGGACGTGATGATGGCCATGCCCAGCGCGCTGTTCATGGCCGCCGGCGGCTACCACCATCACCTAGGCGCCAACATCTGGCACAGCCGCGGCGCACCGGCACGCCAAGCCGGCCGTACCGGCCTGCTGTCTTACGCCTATCGCGTTCCGGACGCGGCGGGCTGGCAGGCTTTGCAGCAGCAGCTGACCGGCAGCGGCCGTGAGCTGCTGTCCATCGAGCGCGAGGGCGCGCCGGGCCTAAGCCTGCCGGACCAGGACGGGATTCAAGTGGAATTGCTCGGCCCTAAAGAGCCCAGCTAG
- a CDS encoding helix-turn-helix transcriptional regulator, whose amino-acid sequence MKKSTELITPVAFAKILADPTRQQIMDACCCVWRSVSEIVAVVEVSQPTVSHHLSVLREAGLVKIKEEGKHSYYTLNQEAVAQCCGQLLVAFAPESQAASQLSKLTS is encoded by the coding sequence ATGAAAAAGAGCACAGAACTGATCACCCCAGTGGCTTTTGCCAAGATCCTGGCAGACCCGACCCGCCAGCAGATCATGGATGCCTGTTGCTGCGTTTGGCGCTCGGTCAGCGAGATCGTGGCGGTGGTTGAGGTCAGCCAGCCCACTGTTTCTCATCATCTGTCGGTGCTGCGCGAGGCTGGGTTAGTGAAGATCAAAGAAGAAGGCAAGCATAGCTACTACACTCTGAACCAAGAAGCTGTGGCGCAGTGCTGTGGTCAATTGTTGGTCGCTTTTGCGCCAGAGAGCCAGGCGGCCAGCCAATTATCCAAGCTCACTTCTTAA